The Mesobacillus jeotgali genome window below encodes:
- a CDS encoding CPBP family intramembrane glutamic endopeptidase, which yields MKDRYKETVAGLTEKELLFHLVATQILLLTISAILGMILFDSLNEFKEIFVWRDWGILSIGLTAGASVVVMDYVLMKYLPKSYYDDGGLNERIFKNRSVVQIMLIAAMVAISEEILFRGVIQTNTGLILSSIIFAVVHYRYLFNWFLFTNIILLSFLIGYIYMVTNNLLVTIMMHFFIDFILGLIIKFRTHATIGGTDSE from the coding sequence ATGAAGGATCGATATAAGGAAACAGTGGCAGGACTTACTGAAAAAGAACTGCTTTTCCACTTGGTTGCTACGCAAATTTTACTATTAACGATATCGGCGATATTAGGTATGATATTGTTTGATAGCTTAAATGAATTCAAGGAAATATTTGTTTGGAGAGATTGGGGCATTCTGTCAATAGGTCTCACTGCGGGAGCCTCTGTCGTAGTTATGGATTACGTCCTCATGAAATATCTGCCGAAATCCTATTATGACGATGGCGGCTTGAACGAAAGGATCTTTAAAAATAGAAGTGTCGTTCAAATCATGCTTATTGCGGCTATGGTGGCAATCAGTGAGGAAATACTTTTTAGAGGAGTCATCCAGACGAATACTGGTTTGATCCTATCGAGCATCATTTTCGCAGTTGTTCATTATCGCTATCTGTTCAATTGGTTTTTGTTTACTAATATCATTTTACTGAGTTTCTTGATTGGCTATATTTATATGGTGACCAATAATCTTCTTGTTACAATCATGATGCACTTTTTCATTGATTTTATCTTAGGCTTGATTATTAAATTCAGGACTCATGCAACAATTGGGGGTACAGACAGTGAATAA
- a CDS encoding helix-turn-helix domain-containing protein — MEITYLETVVLSILNKINGERTIYSLFHLLQGKRSSQTIQDAHLYKITPYFHTYPTVTRTGLEKMIDRLQQRGLVEEIAETKVILTEKGVQALEQKAAEYKLPDYLNGWRYHQVTDTFWERLTLLIQVSSNLINHERSFIPVRNKREIHIWVKQFIKQQNEDRYKLAERLYGELISALDNEKARPELVVLRLTGFKKIGLTTIQASEKIGLEPAHYHFEFLNCLHALFDKVIGNEHTYPLLSGLIKKVERSVPLTLSTEKTYRLMQRGYTLEEVAAVRNLKQSTIEDHVVEIALSISEFNIDDYVVHEKRQRILQAAQQNNARKLKQIKEQVADASYFEIRLVLAKYGDVEWN; from the coding sequence ATGGAGATAACGTATCTGGAAACAGTTGTTTTGTCTATATTGAACAAAATCAATGGCGAAAGAACCATATATTCGTTATTTCACCTTCTTCAGGGCAAACGTTCCTCGCAAACGATTCAGGATGCTCATTTGTATAAAATCACCCCATATTTTCATACATATCCAACAGTTACCCGTACTGGCCTCGAAAAAATGATTGATAGGCTTCAGCAAAGGGGACTGGTGGAGGAAATTGCAGAAACAAAAGTGATTTTAACTGAAAAGGGAGTGCAAGCACTGGAACAAAAGGCAGCTGAATACAAGCTTCCTGATTATCTGAATGGCTGGAGATACCATCAGGTAACGGATACTTTCTGGGAAAGATTGACGCTGCTGATCCAGGTGAGTTCAAATCTGATCAATCATGAACGCTCCTTTATCCCTGTAAGGAATAAGCGAGAAATCCATATTTGGGTTAAACAATTCATTAAACAGCAAAATGAAGATCGCTACAAGCTTGCAGAAAGGCTTTATGGAGAGCTTATATCTGCTCTCGATAATGAAAAGGCGAGACCTGAATTGGTTGTTTTAAGGCTGACAGGTTTCAAAAAAATTGGATTGACGACCATACAGGCTTCTGAAAAGATTGGTCTGGAACCCGCGCATTATCATTTCGAATTCTTAAATTGCCTGCATGCGCTGTTCGATAAGGTGATAGGGAACGAACATACCTATCCATTACTTAGTGGATTGATAAAAAAAGTGGAGAGAAGCGTGCCTTTGACGCTTTCGACTGAAAAGACGTATAGATTGATGCAGAGGGGATACACCCTGGAGGAGGTCGCAGCTGTCCGGAACCTCAAACAAAGCACGATCGAAGATCATGTAGTGGAAATTGCCCTTTCGATTAGTGAATTCAATATAGACGATTATGTAGTTCATGAGAAAAGGCAAAGAATTCTTCAGGCAGCTCAGCAGAATAACGCGAGAAAATTAAAGCAAATCAAGGAACAAGTGGCTGATGCATCCTATTTTGAAATCAGGCTTGTTCTGGCTAAGTATGGTGATGTCGAATGGAATTAA
- a CDS encoding LysM peptidoglycan-binding domain-containing protein has product MNKEKPIRDQAERLRKRVERKSENSIEKKESLPPRSEMHRQKHKKTKVKVKYPVIRLMALFFILLPISFFSILSYLDGTKMPLNKTLERAGVEMINVESKDDINSKEQQADQEAPSYEEIADPDGIDVVAAGPAPSSGGDKNTVEGTVDGKEKEGGKTAVPASAETATEPANTEDIKTAKENAPESSEKVIFHTVKPSETLFRVAMTYYKSQDGIPIIKKANNLQGNEIQAGQVLKIPIKN; this is encoded by the coding sequence GTGAATAAGGAAAAACCTATCAGGGACCAGGCGGAGCGGCTGAGAAAAAGAGTAGAGCGCAAGTCCGAGAATAGTATTGAAAAAAAGGAATCACTTCCGCCGAGGAGTGAGATGCACAGGCAAAAACACAAAAAAACAAAAGTTAAGGTCAAATACCCAGTCATCAGACTGATGGCTCTATTCTTCATCTTGCTTCCTATATCATTTTTCAGCATCCTCTCTTACCTGGATGGCACTAAGATGCCTTTGAATAAGACCCTGGAACGTGCTGGGGTAGAAATGATCAACGTTGAAAGCAAGGATGATATAAATAGTAAGGAACAGCAAGCCGATCAGGAAGCACCATCCTATGAGGAAATTGCTGATCCTGATGGAATCGATGTAGTCGCAGCTGGACCTGCTCCTTCAAGCGGCGGGGACAAAAACACTGTAGAAGGGACAGTTGATGGTAAGGAAAAAGAAGGCGGAAAAACAGCTGTTCCAGCCTCTGCTGAAACCGCAACAGAACCAGCTAATACAGAAGACATCAAAACAGCAAAAGAAAATGCACCCGAAAGCAGCGAAAAGGTCATTTTCCATACAGTAAAACCAAGTGAAACATTATTTAGAGTAGCAATGACCTACTATAAATCCCAGGATGGAATCCCAATCATCAAAAAAGCTAATAACCTCCAGGGAAACGAGATTCAAGCAGGACAAGTACTGAAAATACCGATCAAAAATTAG
- a CDS encoding ATP-dependent DNA helicase RecQ has protein sequence MELKRYLKKYFGFEAFRSGQEETIQSVLENKHTISMLPTGTGKSLCYQLPGYLLDGPVLVISPLLSLMQDQVDQMMAMGEKRVIALNSFLSPQQKAKALEELERYRFIFISPEMLGIDSVLNRIKKLSVSLFVVDEAHCISQWGYDFRPDYLKLGEFREKLGRPLTLALTATASAEVRKDIAEKLHLGVWNEVVYSVDRPAISLALEFASTFQEKLDRTVELVKYLKGPGIIYFSSKKVAEQTAVHLRENGIMKAMAYHGGLDPESRILIQQQFINGQLDVVCATSAFGMGINKEDVRFVIHFHMPLQIESYLQEIGRAARDGRDSIAILIYTPGDEQLAYQLAEGEMPDQYQIDRLFAFLIENQIHYQDLAGRAEELSMICGFTEIQWRIVEDYLSNIESMDYKRDKVSLVQLIENRLFVKNMKIKKMLEWIHTKDCKRTFILDLFGEEIQEKPRNCCSICGIEINHFEDTEQSASQCEAELDWKQELASILLIRERI, from the coding sequence ATGGAATTAAAACGATATTTAAAAAAGTATTTTGGCTTCGAGGCATTCCGTTCAGGGCAGGAAGAAACGATACAATCCGTTTTAGAAAATAAACATACCATTTCCATGTTGCCTACTGGAACGGGGAAGTCCTTATGCTACCAGTTACCGGGTTATTTATTGGACGGGCCTGTTTTGGTCATATCTCCTCTGCTGTCACTCATGCAGGATCAGGTTGACCAAATGATGGCTATGGGTGAAAAGCGAGTAATTGCCTTGAACTCCTTTTTGTCACCGCAGCAGAAAGCTAAAGCATTGGAAGAACTCGAAAGATATCGGTTTATCTTCATTTCTCCAGAAATGCTGGGGATTGATTCAGTATTGAACCGGATTAAAAAATTGTCTGTCTCGCTGTTTGTTGTGGATGAAGCCCATTGTATTTCTCAATGGGGATATGATTTTAGGCCGGATTACCTGAAGCTTGGAGAGTTCCGCGAAAAGCTTGGCCGCCCTTTGACTCTTGCACTGACAGCCACTGCTTCAGCGGAGGTTCGAAAAGATATTGCCGAAAAGCTTCATTTAGGAGTTTGGAATGAAGTAGTCTATTCAGTCGACCGTCCTGCTATTTCACTTGCTTTGGAATTCGCATCTACCTTTCAGGAGAAGCTGGACCGGACAGTCGAGCTAGTGAAATACTTAAAAGGTCCAGGAATCATTTATTTTTCCAGCAAGAAAGTCGCTGAGCAAACTGCGGTGCATTTGAGGGAGAATGGGATCATGAAGGCGATGGCATATCATGGTGGCCTGGACCCGGAAAGCCGGATCCTCATCCAGCAGCAATTCATCAATGGACAACTGGATGTTGTCTGTGCCACAAGCGCTTTTGGAATGGGGATAAATAAAGAAGATGTCCGTTTTGTGATTCATTTCCATATGCCCTTGCAAATCGAATCCTATCTTCAGGAAATAGGGAGGGCAGCAAGGGATGGCCGTGATTCGATTGCTATCCTGATTTACACTCCGGGGGACGAACAGCTGGCATACCAGCTTGCAGAAGGGGAGATGCCCGATCAATACCAGATTGATAGGCTGTTTGCCTTTCTTATCGAAAACCAGATACATTATCAAGATCTTGCCGGGCGTGCAGAAGAACTGTCAATGATCTGCGGCTTCACCGAGATACAATGGAGGATTGTCGAAGATTATCTGTCTAATATAGAAAGTATGGATTATAAAAGGGATAAAGTAAGCCTCGTCCAATTAATCGAAAATCGCTTATTTGTAAAAAACATGAAAATCAAGAAGATGCTCGAATGGATCCACACGAAGGACTGCAAGAGAACTTTTATTTTGGATTTGTTCGGCGAAGAGATACAGGAAAAGCCCCGGAATTGCTGCAGCATTTGTGGGATAGAAATAAATCATTTTGAAGACACCGAACAATCAGCTAGTCAATGTGAAGCTGAGTTGGACTGGAAGCAGGAATTGGCTTCAATTCTATTGATAAGAGAGCGGATATAA
- a CDS encoding IS1182 family transposase, whose translation MMSMQQSIKLSPYMGLYDLIVPKDNMLRQINDLVDFTFVYEELKDKYCLDNGRNAIDPIRMFKYLLLKTIHDLSDVDIVDRSKYDMSFKYFLDMTPEEEVIDPSSLTKFRKLRLKDINLLDLLINKTVEIALEKEIIKSKSIIVDATHTKARYNQMKPKEVLMERSKKLRKAIYQIDESMKSKFPSKTKTDVLEDEIAYSQKLIEVIEKEETLIQYPVVKEQLNLLKETVADDLEQIKCSKDHDAKVGHKTADSSFFGYKTHLAMSEERIITAAVITTGEKNDGKQLQTLIEKSEDAGIQVETVIGDAAYSEKDNIKYSKTNKINLVAKLNPSVTQGFRSKEDEFEFNKDAGMYVCKAGHLAIRKARTGKKNTGTNQVDTYYFDIDKCKRCPLREGCYKEGAKSKTYSVSLKSTEHLDQAEFQESEYFKQKSKERYKIEAKNSELKHRHGYDVATSSGLIGMEMQGAMAIFTVNLKRILKLKGQQ comes from the coding sequence ATGATGTCAATGCAACAATCAATCAAACTAAGTCCTTATATGGGTCTCTATGACCTTATCGTGCCAAAGGATAATATGTTGCGTCAGATTAATGATCTGGTTGACTTTACCTTTGTTTATGAAGAGCTCAAGGATAAGTATTGCCTTGATAACGGCAGGAACGCAATCGATCCCATTCGCATGTTCAAATATCTATTATTAAAAACCATCCATGACCTTTCGGACGTGGATATTGTTGATCGTTCGAAGTATGATATGTCGTTCAAATATTTTCTGGATATGACTCCAGAAGAGGAAGTTATAGACCCGAGCTCCCTGACCAAATTCCGTAAATTGAGGTTAAAGGATATTAACCTCCTGGATCTGCTTATTAATAAAACGGTGGAGATTGCTTTAGAAAAAGAGATCATCAAAAGCAAATCCATTATTGTCGATGCCACTCATACAAAAGCCCGTTATAATCAGATGAAACCGAAAGAAGTTCTGATGGAGCGTTCCAAGAAGCTAAGGAAGGCAATTTACCAAATCGATGAATCCATGAAATCCAAATTTCCTTCCAAGACAAAGACTGATGTGTTGGAGGATGAAATTGCCTATTCACAGAAACTCATTGAAGTGATTGAAAAGGAAGAGACCCTGATTCAATACCCGGTAGTAAAAGAACAGCTTAACTTATTGAAAGAGACGGTCGCAGATGACCTTGAACAGATCAAATGCTCAAAGGATCATGATGCGAAAGTGGGACACAAGACGGCAGATTCCTCTTTCTTTGGATACAAGACCCACCTGGCAATGAGCGAGGAACGAATCATAACGGCAGCTGTCATTACGACAGGCGAGAAAAACGATGGCAAGCAACTTCAAACTCTTATTGAGAAAAGCGAAGACGCAGGTATACAGGTTGAGACTGTGATCGGCGATGCGGCGTATTCAGAAAAAGACAATATTAAGTACAGTAAAACAAACAAAATAAACTTGGTCGCAAAATTGAATCCAAGTGTTACCCAGGGATTCCGCTCAAAGGAAGACGAATTCGAATTTAATAAGGACGCTGGGATGTATGTCTGTAAAGCAGGACACCTCGCAATCAGAAAGGCTCGAACCGGAAAGAAAAACACTGGAACGAACCAGGTAGATACCTATTATTTTGATATTGATAAGTGCAAGCGTTGCCCCTTAAGGGAAGGCTGTTATAAAGAAGGTGCGAAAAGTAAGACGTATTCTGTTTCCTTGAAGTCAACTGAACACCTAGACCAGGCAGAGTTTCAGGAAAGTGAATACTTTAAGCAGAAGTCCAAGGAGCGCTATAAGATTGAAGCGAAGAATAGCGAGTTGAAACACAGACACGGGTATGATGTAGCCACATCCTCGGGTCTAATTGGCATGGAAATGCAAGGCGCCATGGCCATTTTCACGGTCAATTTAAAAAGAATTTTAAAACTGAAAGGGCAACAATAG